From a single Mycolicibacterium mengxianglii genomic region:
- a CDS encoding M20 family metallo-hydrolase, with protein sequence MTARANEFDNLRITLDPARDREFLDSWAELEVIGATPAGGVERQAATVEDGQMRDWFSRWLRERGFTVEVDRIGNLFGLLEFHPGAPYVLVGSHLDSQPRGGRFDGAYGVLAGAVAADRIRRQAAGSGVTPRYNIAVVDWFNEEGSRFKPSLMGSAVFTGASDLEDTLNITDQDGVTVREALTAIDSIGERDVFGAGDGTRRLAAYAEIHIEQGRELEKNNFAIGLVDRTWAANKYELNVIGAQGHTGATAIDDRQDALLGAALIVVALRDIADEFGEELHTSCGQLTVLPNSPVVVPREVHMHLDLRSDNDQLLAAADAALRKRIAEAEIRAKVEVEHRKAHVWPGHHYQPQGVELARAVADDLGLTSMLVQTRAGHDSTNMKEVVPSVMLFVPSVEGISHSEAEYTSDEDMCTGVDLLTETLARMLDGALDSAITERV encoded by the coding sequence CGGTGTGGAGCGCCAGGCCGCCACCGTCGAAGACGGCCAGATGCGGGACTGGTTCTCGCGGTGGTTGCGTGAGCGGGGTTTCACCGTCGAAGTCGACCGGATCGGAAATCTGTTCGGGCTGTTGGAGTTTCATCCCGGCGCGCCGTACGTGCTGGTGGGATCGCACCTCGACAGCCAGCCCCGCGGCGGTCGGTTCGACGGCGCTTACGGCGTGCTGGCCGGTGCGGTGGCGGCTGACCGGATCCGCCGTCAGGCCGCCGGCTCCGGGGTGACGCCGCGGTACAACATCGCCGTCGTGGACTGGTTCAACGAGGAAGGCTCGCGGTTCAAGCCGTCCCTGATGGGCAGTGCGGTCTTCACCGGCGCATCAGACCTCGAGGACACACTCAATATCACTGACCAGGACGGGGTCACCGTCCGGGAGGCGTTGACGGCCATCGACAGTATCGGCGAGCGAGACGTGTTCGGAGCCGGCGATGGAACTCGACGGCTGGCCGCTTACGCCGAGATCCATATCGAGCAGGGTCGCGAACTGGAGAAGAACAACTTCGCCATCGGCCTGGTGGACCGCACCTGGGCCGCCAACAAGTATGAGTTGAATGTCATTGGCGCCCAGGGTCACACCGGAGCCACCGCAATCGACGACCGTCAGGATGCGCTGCTGGGCGCCGCACTGATCGTGGTGGCGCTGCGCGACATCGCCGACGAGTTCGGCGAGGAACTGCACACCAGCTGTGGACAGTTGACCGTACTACCCAACTCTCCAGTGGTGGTGCCGCGCGAGGTCCACATGCATCTGGACCTGCGTTCGGACAACGATCAGCTGCTCGCAGCCGCCGACGCCGCACTGCGAAAGCGCATCGCAGAGGCCGAGATCCGCGCCAAGGTCGAGGTCGAGCACCGCAAGGCTCACGTCTGGCCGGGCCACCACTACCAGCCGCAGGGCGTTGAGTTGGCCCGCGCCGTGGCCGATGACCTCGGTTTGACGAGCATGCTCGTGCAGACGCGGGCCGGTCACGACTCGACCAACATGAAGGAGGTTGTCCCATCGGTGATGCTGTTCGTTCCCAGCGTGGAGGGAATCTCGCATTCCGAGGCTGAATACACCTCCGACGAGGACATGTGCACCGGGGTCGATTTGCTCACCGAGACCCTGGCCCGGATGCTCGACGGCGCACTCGATTCCGCCATCACAGAACGCGTTTGA
- a CDS encoding SDR family oxidoreductase — MDLGLHGMRALISGASEGIGLATAELLAEEGADVVLVARRADALNEACAAISAKTGVKAVSVAADLSDKTVFDSVIERAVDELGGLDILINNAGASSFGGFGDLSDEQWVADINLKLFGFIRMTRAALPHLLKNGNGRIVNVAGNSGKQALEYHMPGAAANAAILNFSKSLSLQVGAQGVMINTVCPGPVRTARLVKQFAANAKDWGCTPEEAEQRYLENLPLSYIPSARDIAYSIVFMASPRAAYLNGTTITNDGGITRAV; from the coding sequence ATGGACCTCGGACTGCACGGAATGCGGGCCCTGATCTCCGGTGCCAGCGAGGGCATCGGACTTGCCACCGCGGAGTTGCTGGCTGAGGAAGGCGCGGATGTGGTCCTGGTGGCCCGTCGCGCCGACGCGCTGAACGAGGCCTGTGCCGCGATCTCGGCCAAGACCGGCGTCAAAGCGGTGTCCGTCGCCGCAGATCTCAGCGACAAGACCGTATTCGATTCGGTGATCGAAAGGGCGGTCGACGAACTCGGCGGCCTGGACATCCTGATCAACAACGCCGGCGCCTCGTCCTTCGGCGGCTTCGGCGATCTGTCCGACGAGCAGTGGGTCGCCGACATCAACCTCAAGTTGTTCGGGTTCATCCGGATGACGCGGGCGGCGCTACCGCATCTGCTCAAGAACGGCAACGGGCGCATCGTCAATGTGGCGGGCAACTCCGGTAAGCAGGCGTTGGAGTACCACATGCCCGGCGCCGCAGCCAACGCCGCGATCCTGAACTTCAGCAAGTCGCTGTCGCTGCAGGTCGGTGCACAGGGTGTCATGATCAACACGGTCTGCCCCGGCCCGGTTCGGACCGCGCGGCTGGTCAAGCAGTTCGCCGCCAACGCCAAGGACTGGGGTTGCACCCCCGAAGAGGCCGAGCAGCGATACCTGGAGAACCTGCCGCTGTCCTACATCCCGAGCGCGCGTGATATCGCATACTCGATCGTGTTCATGGCGTCGCCACGGGCCG